The following are from one region of the Nicotiana tabacum cultivar K326 chromosome 3, ASM71507v2, whole genome shotgun sequence genome:
- the LOC107829938 gene encoding uncharacterized protein LOC107829938, which translates to MAELEAIDSRVKTYLMDIGYDKWSRAHSKANRTMTMTSNIAESVNAANKHARDLPIVNLLDFMTTLIQKWNYTNRKDAVESFMKIGAKYEKILSDNTILSQTMTVLPSTEFLHLVIDGQTRNVVHLHENNCTCGRFQLDDIPCPYAMAVIQKFHMDSYKYCSDYYNIDYLLKTYEIPVNPLPDETTWQIP; encoded by the exons ATGGCAGAGTTAGAAGCTATTGATAGTAGAGTGAAAACATACCTGATGGATATTGGATATGATAAATGGTCTCGGGCACATTCCAAGGCAAATAGAACCATGACCATGACATCGAATATTGCGGAATCAGTAAATGCAGCAAATAAGCACGCAAGAGACCTCCCAATTGTGAATTTGCTTGACTTTATGACAACATTGATTCAAAAATGGAATTACACCAATCGGAAGGATGCAGTGGAATCATTTATGAAGATTGGTGCAAAGTATGAAAAAATATTGTCAGATAATACTATCTTATCACAGACGATGACG GTGTTGCCATCAACTGAATTCTTACATTTAGTAATTGATGGCCAAACAAGAAATGTGGTGCACCTACATGAAAACAACTGCACTTGTGGGAGGTTTCAGCTAGACGATATTCCATGTCCATATGCAATGGCAGTTATACAAAAATTCCATATGGATTCATACAAGTATTGCTCGGATTACTACAACATAGACTACTTGCTGAAAACATATGAGATACCAGTAAATCCTTTGCCTGATGAAACAACGTGGCAAATTCCATAA